One genomic region from Jilunia laotingensis encodes:
- a CDS encoding NADH-dependent [FeFe] hydrogenase, group A6 produces the protein METKKVTLQIDGHSITVPQGTTILEAATEIGISIPTLCHIDLKGTCIKNNPASCRICVVEVEGRKNLAPSCATRCTEGMVVRTSTLRVMNARKVVAELILSDHPNDCLTCPKSGNCELQNLALRFNVREMPFNGGELSLRKREVTTSIVRNMDKCIFCRRCESVCNDVQTVGALGAVRRGFNTTIAPAFDKKMGESECTYCGQCVAVCPVGALTEHDHTNRLLEDLENPDKIVIVQTAPAVRVALGEEFGMPAGTSVTGKMVYALRELGFNYVFDTDFAADLTIMEEGAEVLERLTRFLDGDKEVCLPILTSCCPAWVNFFEHHFPDMLNIPSTARSPQQMFGSIAKSYWAEKMGIPREKLIVVSIMPCLAKKYECDRDEFKTNGNPDVDYSISTRELARLIKRANIGFQLLPDSEFDQPMGESTGASVIFGTTGGVMEAALRSVYEIYTGQTLENVNFENVRGMDGVRRAVINLNGFELKVGIAHGLGNARHLLEDIRNGNNEYHAIEIMACPGGCIGGGGQPLHHGQTDILYARSKALYEEDANKPIRKSHENPYIQKLYEEYLGKPLSEKAHMLLHTHYFNKAID, from the coding sequence ATGGAAACAAAAAAAGTAACACTGCAAATAGATGGGCATTCAATCACAGTTCCTCAAGGTACAACCATACTGGAGGCTGCAACAGAAATAGGTATATCTATACCTACACTTTGCCACATTGATCTCAAAGGAACCTGTATAAAAAATAATCCTGCTTCCTGCCGAATCTGTGTAGTCGAAGTAGAAGGAAGAAAAAACTTAGCACCTTCGTGTGCTACTCGTTGCACAGAAGGGATGGTAGTTCGTACCAGTACTTTAAGAGTTATGAATGCCCGAAAAGTAGTAGCCGAACTCATTTTATCCGACCATCCGAACGACTGCCTTACTTGCCCGAAATCCGGTAATTGTGAATTACAGAATCTAGCACTACGCTTCAATGTACGCGAAATGCCATTTAATGGAGGAGAACTCTCGTTAAGAAAACGCGAAGTGACAACCTCTATCGTACGTAATATGGATAAATGTATCTTCTGTAGGCGCTGTGAAAGTGTATGTAATGATGTACAAACCGTTGGTGCCCTTGGAGCGGTAAGAAGAGGATTCAACACGACCATCGCACCTGCTTTTGATAAGAAAATGGGTGAAAGTGAATGTACTTATTGTGGGCAGTGTGTAGCGGTTTGTCCGGTTGGAGCCTTGACCGAACACGACCATACCAACCGTTTATTGGAAGATTTGGAAAATCCGGATAAAATAGTAATTGTGCAGACTGCCCCTGCTGTCAGAGTGGCTCTAGGGGAGGAATTCGGGATGCCGGCCGGAACATCTGTTACGGGAAAGATGGTTTATGCTTTACGCGAATTGGGATTTAATTATGTATTTGACACCGACTTCGCGGCTGATCTCACCATTATGGAAGAAGGAGCGGAAGTATTAGAAAGACTAACTCGTTTCCTTGATGGAGATAAAGAAGTTTGCCTCCCCATATTGACATCTTGCTGTCCGGCATGGGTAAACTTTTTTGAACATCATTTCCCGGATATGTTGAATATTCCTTCAACAGCCCGTTCTCCCCAACAGATGTTCGGTTCAATAGCTAAATCATACTGGGCTGAAAAAATGGGAATCCCTCGCGAAAAGTTAATTGTAGTATCTATCATGCCCTGTTTGGCTAAGAAGTACGAATGTGACCGGGATGAATTCAAAACAAACGGTAATCCTGATGTGGATTATTCTATCAGTACACGCGAGTTGGCAAGACTAATAAAACGTGCCAATATCGGTTTCCAATTGTTGCCGGACAGCGAGTTCGACCAACCTATGGGAGAATCAACAGGGGCGAGTGTTATATTCGGAACTACTGGTGGAGTAATGGAAGCTGCCTTACGATCTGTTTATGAAATCTACACCGGGCAGACTTTAGAGAATGTAAACTTCGAAAATGTCAGAGGTATGGACGGTGTACGCCGGGCAGTTATCAATCTGAATGGTTTTGAACTGAAAGTAGGCATCGCACATGGTTTGGGAAATGCCAGACATCTTCTAGAAGACATCCGGAATGGCAATAATGAATATCATGCTATTGAAATTATGGCTTGTCCCGGTGGATGTATCGGTGGAGGAGGACAACCACTTCATCATGGACAGACTGATATTTTATACGCACGCTCTAAAGCTTTATACGAAGAAGATGCAAATAAGCCCATACGCAAATCACATGAGAATCCCTATATTCAAAAATTGTATGAAGAATATCTAGGGAAACCTCTAAGCGAAAAAGCACATATGCTTTTGCATACTCATTATTTCAATAAGGCGATTGATTAA